The following nucleotide sequence is from Pungitius pungitius chromosome 6, fPunPun2.1, whole genome shotgun sequence.
cttaaaatccttttttttctaaaaaaacggcgcgtgcgccttgtaatccggagcggcgtatatatggctcaattggttgatccatactggttaacgaggatccattggagggaaagcctggtgccagcagccgcggtaattccagctccaacagcgtattgtaacggactgtgttttaatgttctggagcggcattgcactttacagagttttgggatggtcagtgaaagGCGCActatgtgacgtcactcatcttagtgccacctatggggacgcgggaattgttgttgttttggagagcgatgctGCGTTTTTGTTCGgggtaggctacggccgacagtagcctgtttctcgacaataaaaccagaagataagcacattgtccagagattcattagcgagagtcgctacagtacattaaagctcgtagttggatgtcgggatcgcgctgacggtccgccgcgaggcgccaccgtctgttccagcgctgcctctcggtgcaagatgcaccaaagcatttgccaagaatgttttcattaatcaagaacgaaagttggaggttcagagatgttaatatccacattaacgtttgaacaacgttaccatgggagtgaagagttttcagaacgcttaataacgtttgatttagcacagcccgatctagtggatgcataacgcagccccagtcaaacgtttcactgcagttacttctatgcgccttgtgatccggtgcgctctatatatgaaaatagttctaaaattggcgatttattgaaggtgcgccttgtaattcagtgcgccgtatagtcgcgaaaatacggtaatgcAAACCGGATCATAATTATATCTTAcgtcatctttttttcaaattgttgcaaaacaaaagaaattcaaTCACAATGAAATCGTCAACATGAGTGGAAATCAGAGGGAGGAAATCCAAGTGTGTTCAGAACAATCCTATTATGTACAAAACATCCCAAAACACCTCTCTACTAAATATAGATCTCCAGGGCACAGACGTGGACCAGAACTTGTTGGACGCTCTTTTGTTTAACACCTCCCGTATTGGCCATGGATTTGCTCTGCTGCGACACCCACTGGCCAAGGAGCTGTCCCGAAAGAGAGGGGTGGCTCTGGAAGTGTGTCCCATCTCCAACCAGGTACACTATCATCTATAAACCATAGCGTGGTACTCTGACCTTTTCCCGGGGTCTGCACTGTAACACATGAATGACAATGGAGCCTTTCACCCCCTCGATCAGGTGCTGAAGCTGGTCAGCGACATGCGAAACCACCCGGCAGCTGCACTGATGTCAGAAAACCACCCGCTGGTCATCAGTTCTGACGACCCCGCCATGTTCGGTGCCTCTGGACTCTCTTATGACTTCTATGAAGCGTTTGTGGGCTTTGGTGGGATGACGTCACACTTAGGCTCCCTCAAAGAGCTGGCTATGAACTCTATCAGGTGAGCTTgagacgagaaaaaaaaaaagaaaagacaattgGATCGTTGTGAGCTCAGTGACATCTCCCCCGTCTTTCTTTCAGGTACAGTTCTCTGACTACAAAGCAACAGGAGATAGCCGTGGCTCTGTGGCAAAGAAGATGGGATGAGTTTGTCTCcgaaaatgctttttaaaaataatgttttgccTTTATGCCTTTTTTGAGAAACCTTGAAGCACAGGTACATTTTCATTGATAATAAGCAGAATGTGGAAAACAGGGATCCACAGGATAGCAGTATGTAGTAGCAACTAATATAAGACAACAAAGCTGttgtggggggaaaaagcgCTGGGATAAATAAGGAAAAAGTGATTTTTGATGTTAATTATAACATGATTATTTGCCATATCTGCTTTGAAAGAAGCCCATTCCTCATTCCAACAGCGCGGAGGTTGGCTCACGCTTGACATAGGATAAATAAACCAGGCAGTGTGAGACACATCTGACCTGTGTACAATTTAGGGGGGATTACTTGAATGACGCATGTGAGCAGTTGTATTACAGGTTGAACGCAATTTCATTTTACAAAGCTTATTTAACAGAAGATTACAGCCACAATTAACTATTTTCTGCCAAATATGTGTTCTTTTTTGCACAGAtagaactttattttcattgtgcTATCAAGATGGTTGTCCGTTTGTTTGtgtctaatgtaacattctgcTTTACTtgaacatgattttttttttatttaattttttgatAAAGCACAGGCAGtcacaaaaaagtattttgtggCACTGGAGCATGAacatcttttttccccccaaagtgGATcgtgaatgaaaaacatttttggaaccactgttttaaaccaaaaaaaaaattctacgTAGTATTCGAGTTTCCTTTacatgtacagtaccagtcagaaGGGTGTCCTAACTTTTGACTCGTAATGTTTGTAaagtaattcattcatttatagcCTAAGTGGGAATATGGAATAGCAAAGCTGATCGTTTGATTGTGTAGCCACAACTGACCCATGGCAAAAAAATTCCCTTGAAACAAAACCTCTATTTTAGGCTGCATTTTGTGTACAATCAACTGTCTGTGAGCATCATCCAGACGTATTTAAATGTCTTCAACTactgaaaaaatacatttgacatgatttaaaaaaaaaaactgctgatgTACGGTTTGTTTATTCCATTCCTTGTTTTCACCGTTATCAATACTCAGTCACTGTAATGAGCCGCTCATCCATCATCTGCTGCAGGTGTTGAATTTGGAGAAGAAGCTGTCGTCAATGCATCCTCTTTTAATGTCCGGCTtcctaaaaacaacaacaacagcagttaAGAGACCGAATGAGACGCCCTTTTTGTCTATGCCCTTAAatccaccgtgtgtgtgtgtgtgtgtgtgtgtgtgtgtgtgtgtgtgtgtgtgtgtgcatgagtgagtGAATAACTGACTGTTGTCTGTGTATTTCCGCCAGCTGGACATTGGTGCTGTCCAGTTGTCGTCTCAGCTGCTTGTTCACTTTGGCTTGCTGCCTCTCCAGTAACAGAGCCGTTCGCCCCGAGTGCAAACGGACGCGATCGTGTTGCTCCTCGTCacgcttttccttttcttgggCCCTCTGCAAGATGCACACACCTCCAGTGAGCAGTTGTTTGAATGATCAGAAAGAGCATGCGTTTTTACCCTTTTACCCTTTTCTCCTCTATCTGATGTTTCTGGAACCGGATGGTCTCCAGGAGGCTTTGCGGAGGTGCTATCATATCACTGCTAGAACCCCAACCAGGCACTGCCACTCCGCCCTCGGGAGGTTGAGCGCCGCCACCTGTCAGCTCTCCTCGCAGATGGTTTGCGGTACCCACGTCATTGTGTTGTCCTTGCTTGTAGCACTTGGCTTCAATCTTTGCTCATCCAGAGACAGAAAAAATGAGAAACGTTTTGTCAgtttttttcccattgttttcaaaaaacaacataaaagaaagaaaccttaAGGAAACGGACTCATTAAAAGGGCAAAAGGTCTCATGCTGTTTGGTACCACGGTGTGTACCCAATGAACGTGGACCacagaaaagcacaggtgtgtaCATTCTggagtttttttgcaatcactAATCCCCACATGTTACTTCAAGCATTTGTTAATAGAAGTAACATCAATGTGAGTGTTCACATAGCAAGTTCAACCACTTCCCTCTTGAGCGATGACCGGGCGACTCACCGTGGCCCGATTGTACTCCGTGGAGGCCACAAGTGCCGCTTTTCTCCGCTCCACCGTGATGCTTTGAAGCTGCAGAGCTTCGTTGTCCATGTCTCTTCTGCTTTGGTCATAGCGGCGCTCTGAAGAACAGCGGAGGTGACGAGGTGAGGTGATGTGTTTGTGACTGACCCGAGTATTGGTGACCCCGGACAAACCTACCCTCCACTTTTTGTTGGTGCCTCTCGGCGGCTCGCTCCCCTTGCTGCTGAATGAGCCACTCCCTGAGCTGCTCCTTCTGTCTGTGCCGCCTGCTCTCACTGTCGGGCTCCTCGCCCACCAGGCCGGGGAGCATCATCTGGGCGTCACCTGGGTCCTCCAGGCCCGAACCCTGCTGGCACAGGGGCTGCTGGTGCTGCCGTCGGTAGTCGACAACGGCCTTTCCCATCGCACGCCTCTCCTTGAGTTCTCTGCTGTGGAGGAGGGTGGCCACTCTCCTGTGATGCAGCGTAGCAGCATCTGCAGGGAGCACACGAACCAGAGGTGTCCAGGATTAGTTATTGGAAgattcaaaatgcactactgGGATGCACAACCTTTTTTCTCGTCAGTTTAGTTTTGACGtggtattttctttattttcctaaaGCAATTTACCTGCAGAACAGTCAGTTAACATGAATGGTTTAGGTAACCCTACTCACCATGAgcgcttttttcttcttctgctgcctcttgtcgtctctccttctcttttatCTGTTCGTTTAAGGATTCCTTGTCAACCTATTAAACAGACCACGGTGAACACCTGAAGAAGGTACGGTAGCATCATCGCGGTAGTTAGCATCGCTGTGCTATGGTCCGCTTACCCCGATCGTCCTCACTTTGTCATTAAAAATCCTTTCTCGTCTTTCCGTCTCTCTGTCGCGACGTATTTGCAGATTGGTCCTCGCGACGCGGTCTGCGGCCGATTCCGGGTTAAACATGTCGACAGGAGTGCAGTTTGATTGCGGAGTTACACTTGAACTGGACCCCTGTGAGACGCTGAGCTAGTTCTTGTTTGCACACCGGTTGCTAAGGAACCAAAAGCCGCGAGCTCTCGTGACCATTTGTTTATTGAGTTACTAAAAACCACCTCAGCTTGAGCAGAGGATCGGTCAAATAATCACACACGATGGCTTGAAGaactaaacatttttcattgaaaTTATTTGACAAATACCTCTTTTTTTGATTATCAAAGCATTGTGACCTCAAACATTAGCATTTATGTTGTGCATGAATTACAAACCATGGTTGGGATCTAGATTCAAAGTTTAAAGTGGGATGTGGTAGTCATGAGTCTTTGTGACTATGACTAATGTAGAGAGCCATCATCAGACTATTTAgacaaatcattattttttattatatattcagAGAAAGGTGCTTTCATGAAACACAAGTTTATTCAGAACCATGTGAACAAAATATTTATCACACCTAATGTAATGAAATTGATCAATTTATTTATCATGAGCAAAAGattatagtaaaataaaataatttgaccACTCAGTATGGTATGTCATAAAAGCAcgttttaaaaaaggcaacagAATAATATAGAAACATATATAGAAAGACAAGTGCACTTCTGGATGGCCACAGACACTCTGTTAAAAGGGCTTGATTATGTTTTGGATTTCCCATCTTTGACCAGAGCACTCTTGTATTAGAAGTTTGCCCTTTTTGATCTCCAGACATTTTTTTGAGTCTCTGTTCTTCATTTCTTTGCCCTGGAAAAGACGGTGTCAAAGTGTCAAGAAAGCTGGATGCAAAGTCCTCTGAAACATTCAAATTCTGTTTACTTGAAAACAACGTCCTCTCCCTTGTCTTTCACAgactttgctttgtgttttgatAGTTGAACTTTTATTACCTGAGTGAAGTCCCAGTAAATCCCCATCCCTTTTTGCATAGCCTCTTTGCAATTGTAAAGGCCAGgctctgtgtcttttttcccAACATCAGTTACACAACGGTTGTCATTGTACTTGTGGGACTTGATGCCGCCGATATAAAGCTCACCGTTTGAGCAATAGTAGGTGAGctgtaaaatatacatattttatagTTAAACAGCAAGCGGATAGAGTGTTCGAATATGATAACAGCGGCAATATTAGAATGTGTATTTTTAAGAGACTTAATTGTTCATCTTTAAACCATTTCAGGTTGCTTCACTCACTTGAGGTCCATAGTAGTAGCAGTTGTAGGCGATGGGTGTGTTGCCCGGTACTGGGCCTTGGTCTAAGCACATTTCAGCATCAAGATTCTTCAGCTATAAATGGGGAAGTTCATCATTTTGTCAAATCCACAGGTGCACGTGTGAATTAATcatataaaatgaatacatttggcAATGCATGTGGGCCGTGAGACGTGTCTCTACTACCCGAACAAAGCACAACGTGAAACTCAACTTACTCCTCCATAAGCAACTATGTTGTCCCAGGGATCCAATTTGGGATAAACGTTTTCCAGGTACCATTTGAAAGGTTTACATTTTAACGTTTCCCGGAGTTTCTTCCTCTCTGAGATGTCCCCGATGTCAATTCCGTGATTCTGTAGACAATATGGACAGAAGTGTTCTGATATTAAAACAGAAGAAGCTCAAACACACGCTTAGATGTGTGTGGGAGCAGGCAAGGATGCCCAAAAAGGGCCTCATCACTTCGGTTCTACCTCAAATGGCAAGTTCCAAGCCAAGTTGACGTTGTGTTTGTACTCGTCCATCCAGATTTCCGCGACCCTCAGGGCGTTTCTCTTCATGGCGTGGCTCAGGTCGGGCATGTAGGGCTTGTGTGCCCTCTCGATGTGAGCGATCCGGGAGCATGGAACTACTTCTACACTTCCTCCGCAAGTCCACACctgtgagagaaaataaaacgtgAATGACTCATTATTGACCAACGATTATTGTGccagtgaaaacattttgtttaaacGTGGTCCAGTGAGCGTAGCCGAGTGGCTGCTCCTCATCTAACCGTCAGAAATCAAGTCCCTCCAGTGCGCTGCGATTGGTCGGGTAGCTGGTTTAAGTTTGTCTTCATGTACAAACCAACCACAAATATTTGAATTAAGTTGATTTCACTGCAGTGATATTGACCTCAAAGGAAGGAAAGCAAACCAACCAGGTAATATACGCACAGCACGAAAAGATATCTGTGCCACCCTGTGATGGGTTTCTCCACGAGGACTGAACAGCTGACTGTAGTCTCTCTCGTGACTAGATTACAACGCAGCATTTGATTTGAGACTTGCGTGGGGTTTCATATTTTATAATTGACGGTGCTTATGGAATAGGTTCACTTGCACAGGCACAAATAAAACTGCCAGTTTGAATCCTCATGATAATCTATAGGTGAAGTGGGATGTTTAATGATGCCTCTCGCGTTTCTGATCCCACTTTAAGTCACACAAGTGACACACAGTATGCGTTGCCAAATGCCTCTTTTCACAACGTGTGCATGACACGTCCTCTACATTCTCCTGTACTCTTTAAACTTTCCCCTGGGTAATCGGAGCCGGGatctaaaatcttttttttgccgATAACTACCATGAGGTGTAATATTTGTACTCACACGAATTCCCAGCTCGACATTCTCTCCACCGTATACTTTCATGCCTTTGTCGATGACTCCAATTTCTCCGAGATACTTCCTGTCAGCCACTAGGATCCCCATGACAGATGGGCTTCTGAGGTGAAAAAAGAGAACTGTAACAACCGTCATCCTTTTTATCAGCATTAccgtcaaataagtcaaactttCAGATTACCATGATGCGATAAATCATTGATCGTATCTTTTGTACAAAACAATTGTGTCATGAATCATTAATGTGAGCATTGGGTTTGATTTCTTTGTACATTGGCAGTTGATTCTGCTTTTACTTACTTCCCTGGCAACGAGGCGTCCTGGAGTTTGTAGTAGTCGTCTGAAAAGCCCTCGTACATGCACCATAGAGCCCAGTCGAATGCGTGCGATGCTGGTTGGTATTTGATCACCTTGAGGTCATAAAAGTTGATTCTATCAAACACGGGGGACGTCACCACCGTCCGGTCACCTTTGATCTGTGTGAGCAGGGGTTCAGCCCTACAAGAAGGGAGCAAAAGGGAGTCCATTTTCaggatattttaaatattacatttacaaaGAAACCAGTTTGACTAGTGGTGAATAGGAGGAGGAATTGGAGTTAGTGTATATTTGGGACAACCCTAGTGGTATAGATTGTATAACAGTATACAGCACACACCtatatttgcttaaaaaaagattcaaaccACACCAAAGTGAACTTTGCTGGACACACTGTTAAACTACAAATGGGCCTGAGCTTTGTTCTCACCACAGCTCATGGACTTCGATGTGCGCGTCCAGGATGGCCACCACGTCAGCCGTAGCCACCTCCCATCCAGAAGCTCTGGCGTGTGCGAGACCTCGCTGCTCACTGTGCCTCACCCTCGTAATTCGGAGACTCGGGTTCTGCTGCTCGATCATCTTCATGTACAGATCAAGGTCCTCCTTCAAGTCATCTGACATGAGAGGAAAATGTGGGCTTTCTGTTTAATGGCCTTGAATTGTACAGGTAATTTATTATGTGTTTATAAAGgaattgtagtttttttttctgccaagaGATTAACATCAATGGCCATTACGACCATCTGGTCATAACTTAAGATATTGCAAGCATTACATTATTTGTTGTttgctcattcatttttatattaaagtgagagagacagagattaTTATCTTTTCAACTATGCAGAGCCATGATTTTACTATTGGGCAATTACTGTCCATTTCGGAGAAGGCAGATCAAAGTTTACGATTCTTTATGCTGACGTAAGCTTATCTGCTGCTGACTGTAATTCCATTTGTTTAACAGTGGCATCAATATTCTTTCAAAATCTTGGAAGtaaatttaaaatacaaaactaaaacattaaagCAGAAGAATTCGACTAATCTTACTCTGCTTTTTAAAGCACACATGTAAATCCCACAGACACATAAAAATGTAGCACATCAATaatcaaaaatatttgaatgaaaccTTTATGTTGCAATATCAGCAGGAGCTGCCAATGCCATTGCACAAATAATTTATCAGcacaaagaacattttggaACAAAAAACAGGACGAATTTTTGTTcatcaaatgtaaaaacatttgtagCCAACCAACCATTGGAGCTGTTGTCATCCACCAATATTATTTCCTTCAGTAGGTTTTTCGATGTGCGGTCGATGATGCTGCGCACAGCTCTTTTAATAACAGACAAGGCCTCGTTCAAGTAGATCAACACCACACCCAAACTTGGCAGGTCCTTGGGATAAATCTTGTTCATACACCTATTAACAGGAAGAGACACCACATGAGCTGGAGGGTGAAGAGCTGGTCAGATGACTTCACTGTGTGTCACAGGAAATTGAACGTTTGGATTAGAGTGTACCTTTTGTCCCTGGTATCTGGAAGAGCTCGATCCAGAGGAAGGCGATCGCTGAGATAAACGTTGTATCCGTACTTCAAATACAAACTCTGTGCCTCCGTTTGGACGTCCTCGGACA
It contains:
- the ribc2 gene encoding RIB43A-like with coiled-coils protein 2; its protein translation is MFNPESAADRVARTNLQIRRDRETERRERIFNDKVRTIGVDKESLNEQIKEKERRQEAAEEEKSAHDAATLHHRRVATLLHSRELKERRAMGKAVVDYRRQHQQPLCQQGSGLEDPGDAQMMLPGLVGEEPDSESRRHRQKEQLREWLIQQQGERAAERHQQKVEERRYDQSRRDMDNEALQLQSITVERRKAALVASTEYNRATIEAKCYKQGQHNDVGTANHLRGELTGGGAQPPEGGVAVPGWGSSSDMIAPPQSLLETIRFQKHQIEEKRRAQEKEKRDEEQHDRVRLHSGRTALLLERQQAKVNKQLRRQLDSTNVQLAEIHRQQKPDIKRGCIDDSFFSKFNTCSR
- the LOC119195555 gene encoding probable polypeptide N-acetylgalactosaminyltransferase 8, which translates into the protein MRAPRSHFTRSHVVFDDRLACFSFFSSMRALVLKRVVLVLGGFGLVFYLSTFLRSTQEPADKELEEPRIIRFFSDVQKNISDIFNVLQAFEQKQKIMQKMLDEDQGDQRAAADVKKQPEQPSAEIKDQQKPPKEKKSNKLFPDSALFKQWGENLSEDVQTEAQSLYLKYGYNVYLSDRLPLDRALPDTRDKRCMNKIYPKDLPSLGVVLIYLNEALSVIKRAVRSIIDRTSKNLLKEIILVDDNSSNDDLKEDLDLYMKMIEQQNPSLRITRVRHSEQRGLAHARASGWEVATADVVAILDAHIEVHELWAEPLLTQIKGDRTVVTSPVFDRINFYDLKVIKYQPASHAFDWALWCMYEGFSDDYYKLQDASLPGKSPSVMGILVADRKYLGEIGVIDKGMKVYGGENVELGIRVWTCGGSVEVVPCSRIAHIERAHKPYMPDLSHAMKRNALRVAEIWMDEYKHNVNLAWNLPFENHGIDIGDISERKKLRETLKCKPFKWYLENVYPKLDPWDNIVAYGGLKNLDAEMCLDQGPVPGNTPIAYNCYYYGPQLTYYCSNGELYIGGIKSHKYNDNRCVTDVGKKDTEPGLYNCKEAMQKGMGIYWDFTQGKEMKNRDSKKCLEIKKGKLLIQECSGQRWEIQNIIKPF